The Plasmodium berghei ANKA genome assembly, chromosome: 12 genome contains a region encoding:
- a CDS encoding IMP1-like protein, putative: MKKNVKTVERRSGKDEKKNTTNKKRNASKDQAYNKLKNNGKENEKKKKEKNSMNKSIYVEKESNPKDNKLQTRLERDPPKNAEKNGEKKTGKKSDKRYSRDEGKTEKNKNINFKHSETGKKKGNFLCCFCCGGNEEELSEIQVYEDEFKLLNKKRQSLEEDEEEKRRLKLIEEEEEEKRRLKLIEEEEEEKRRLKLIEEEEEEKKRRLKIMKEEDEILSSKKKGTMLINKDMKAKLFTKKKAKLNFLGAAAAPTPPEEKYCIGPPPEVRKTTINVNKGIYLIYNNENNGQLEIHYSKTGIEGHGVLAYISSEIIPDFYFDSKHSKQIILKNISNKMTSVYFNDLKPYYECYIEFIKLKKKFNGTLYFLPAFESQPPPQLDIIFFNTREKKLSYAPIEKPVEFVGDILFVIQKGLKIFTEEVEVEKLCNYMKCYGALLSLP; encoded by the exons atgaaaaaaaatgtgaagaCAGTAGAAAGGAGGAGTGGTAaggatgaaaaaaaaaatacaacaaataaaaagagAAATGCTTCGAAAGATCAGgcttataataaattaaaaaataatggcaaagaaaatgaaaaaaaaaagaaggaAAAGAACAGTATGAATAAGTCGATATACGTGGAAAAGGAATCGAACCCAAAGGACAATAAATTGCAGACTCGTTTAGAAAGGGATCCACCAAAAAATGCAGAAAAAAAtggggaaaaaaaaacgggAAAAAAATCGGATAAAAGATATTCCCGAGATGAAGGGAAAaccgaaaaaaataaaaatataaattttaaacatTCTGAAactggaaaaaaaaaaggaaattttttatgctGTTTTTGTTGTGGAGGTAATGAGGAAGAATTAAGTGAAATACAAGTTTATGAGGATGAATTCAAATTATTGAACAAGAAAAGACAATCATTGGAAGAAgatgaagaagaaaaaagacGGTTAAAACTGATAGAAGAAGAAGAGGAAGAAAAAAGACGGTTAAAACTGATagaagaagaagaagaagaaaaaagacGGTTAAAACTGATagaagaagaagaagaagaaaaaaaaagacgaTTAAAAATCATGAAGGAAGaagatgaaatattatcctcaaaaaaaaaaggaactatgttaataaataaagatatgAAAGCTAAGTtatttactaaaaaaaaagcaaaattaaattttcttGGAGCAGCAGCTGCGCCTACCCCCCCTGAAGAGAAATATTGTATTGGGCCTCCACCAGAAGTAAGAAAAACAAcaataaatgtaaataaaggtatatatttaatttataataatgaaaataatggaCAACTAGAAATACATTATTCTAAAACTGGAATTGAAGGGCACGGAGTATTAGCATATATATCATCAGAAATAATTCctgatttttattttgactCAAAACATTccaaacaaattatattaaaaaatatttctaacAAAATGACAAgtgtatattttaatgattTAAAGCCTTATTATGAATGTTATATagaatttataaaattaaaaaaaaaatttaatggGACTTTGTATTTTCTACCTGCTTTTGAATCTCAACCTCCTCCTCAATTagacattattttttttaatacccGAGAAAAAAAG CTAAGCTATGCCCCTATAGAGAAACCTGTCGAATTTGTTGGTGATATTCTTTTTGTTATACAGAAAggattaaaaatatttacagAAGAAGTAGAAGTTGAAAAATTGTGTAACTATATGAAATGTTATGGGGCTTTATTAAGTTTGCCTTAA
- a CDS encoding heptatricopeptide repeat-containing protein, putative, which produces MIKQVTKNNTTFLWCFKRYVYIPNENDIGKLSIKNLGKYSFDIVRLSKTNNDLYEAFKTRVKSEITLLDGKDCYRILKSLEINNKLDEKEDFIKSVLNKISIESCKYSVKEICDICFLCSKLNLLFIPLFASLSLAFLNKINLATPENISTMCLSFCKVQIKDINLFNRISVATLNILHMFDVESLINVLISYSYLNIKKEMLLYSSVNIFVKNQNNIDINHLIKIAYIYSKFSFINNDINTILRTKLPLYISELTNMQLADLIISLHKLYINTYDINKYFTDVNFLQLEFPIAIKVINILSQIKNINIEFKYDEIMLCVNNFLCINTKRELLESELNKQDCDDISLVGYMDNNNINFESNYIYENNFCETNTQKNEDNKIKEELCLSNVNNEIYLPNVEQKLEQNDAPFLEIIKKNEYPNEYYIENGLFNSRLLNEENEISNHYSNIDLRNKLNTNSICYLCVDIFESLCNFLVKNSINDEYEKKFKFYLNYMCKEIIKLKDYINFTCLIKLFSSLLKIPIIWGLPFLQLNDITLFKENFLFYIDKETNFYEELINRYFKIFHTSEDVDNHSVILCTMINLFKLKDSVLSVKVNEIIEQNEGEKYTDLLEKCLHHYSSIIKKGNKYSEKKNSYIMEEYIIYNFIDYNYKNVQLWNRSLHDKKDISNQGIENYEECSNSYDKYNEDNINLPYALKPTIMVNKILALELFSIVQNFTKNLKINFKDGMYYIPLLEYDNYIAYIFLGPENYFYSSNEQKELNLINTTLKKSNNIVNNDKEEKKHDIFLINDISYNPYDIFYNEKYFAKTEILIKINYLLTKGYNIIAIPFYSWRWMNPEEKFDAINVHRNNILNAQ; this is translated from the coding sequence ATGATTAAACAagtaacaaaaaataatacgaCATTTTTGTGGTGTTTTAAAAGGTATGTTTATATACCTAATGAAAATGACATAGGAAAATTgtcaattaaaaatttaggAAAATACTCATTTGATATTGTGAGATTATCAAAGACCAATAATGACCTTTATGAAGCATTTAAAACGAGAGTAAAAAGTGAAATAACTTTACTTGATGGAAAAGACTGCTATAGGATATTAAAATCgttagaaataaataataaattagatgaaaaagaagattttataaaaagtgtattaaataaaatatcaataGAAAGTTGTAAATATTCTGTAAAAGAAATATGtgatatatgttttttatgttctaaattaaatttactGTTTATTCCTTTATTTGCTTCATTATCTCTTGCCTTTTTAAATAAGATAAATTTAGCGACCCcagaaaatatatcaacTATGTGTTTAAGTTTTTGTAAAGttcaaataaaagatataaatttatttaacaGAATATCAGTTGCaactttaaatatattgcatATGTTTGATGTTGAAAgtttaataaatgtattGATCTCTTATtcttatttaaatataaaaaaagaaatgcttttatattcttctgtgaatatttttgtaaaaaatcaaaacaATATAGACATAAACCATTTAATCAaaattgcatatatatattcgaaattttcttttataaataatgatattaataCAATCCTTCGAACAAAACTACCTTTATACATTTCAGAACTTACAAATATGCAATTGGCtgatttaataatatcactacataaattatatatcaatACATATGacattaataaatattttactgATGTGAACTTTTTACAATTAGAATTTCCTATAGCGATAAaagttataaatatattatcacagataaaaaatattaatatagaaTTTAAATATGATGAAATAATGTTGTgtgttaataattttttatgcattAATACAAAAAGGGAATTATTAGAAAGCgaattaaataaacaagATTGTGATGATATAAGTTTGGTAGGATATAtggataataataacataaacTTTGAAagtaattatatatatgagaataatttttgtgaaactaatacacaaaaaaatgaagataataaaataaaggaaGAACTATGTTTGAGCaatgtaaataatgaaatatatctACCCAATGTGGAACAAAAATTGGAACAAAATGACGCACCTTTTTtggaaataattaaaaaaaatgaatatcctaatgaatattatatagaaaatggattatttaattcgagattattaaatgaagaaaatgaaatatcCAACCATTATTCTAATATAGATctaagaaataaattaaatacaaattctatttgttatttatgTGTAGATATATTTGAATCTTTATGCAATTTTCTAGTGaaaaatagtataaatgatgaatatgaaaaaaaatttaaattttatttaaattatatgtgcaaagaaataattaaattaaaagattatataaattttacctgcttaattaaattattttcgtcattattaaaaattccAATAATATGGGGTTTACCATTTTTGCAACTCAATGATATCACTctatttaaagaaaattttttattttatattgataaagaaacaaatttttatgaagAATTGATAAACCgatatttcaaaatttttcataCATCGGAAGATGTTGATAATCATAGTGTAATATTATGCACTATgattaatttgtttaaattaaaagacAGTGTATTGAGTGTAAAagtaaatgaaataatagaGCAAAATGAAGGGGAGAAATATACAGatttattagaaaaatGTTTACATCACTATTCatcaataataaaaaaaggaaacaaatatagtgaaaaaaaaaatagctacATAATGGAAGAATAcattatatacaatttcatagattataattataaaaatgttcaATTATGGAATAGAAGTTTACatgataaaaaagatatatcaAATCAAGGCATTGAAAATTACGAAGAATGTAGTAATTCTTacgataaatataatgaagataatataaatttgcCATACGCATTAAAACCTACTATTAtggtaaataaaatattggCCTTAGAGTTATTTAGTATAGTTCAAAATTTTAcgaaaaatttaaaaattaattttaaggATGGAATGTATTATATTCCACTATTAGAGtatgataattatatagcttatatatttttaggaccagaaaattatttttattcttcTAATGAGcaaaaagaattaaatttaattaatacaacattaaaaaaaagtaataatatagtaaataatgataagGAGGAAAAGAAGCATGATATCTTTTTGATTAATGATATTTCTTACAATCcatatgatattttttataatgaaaaatattttgcaaaaacagaaatattaataaaaataaattatttattaacaaaagGCTATAACATAATTGCTATACCTTTTTATTCTTGGAGATGGATGAATCCTGAAGAAAAGTTTGACGCAATTAATGTACACCGGAATAATATTCTGAACGcgcaataa
- a CDS encoding phosducin-like protein 3: protein MNNNITKNIEGQILEALKDKEKEIDHEIKKYETLERKIYDDNDEELENIKNKRLQELKNRHNENRRLLSMGHGVYKEILSEKEFFDICKNSTNVCCHFYRNTTWRCEYLDSKLINLSKKFIHINFIKINAEKSPFLCDRLKIWCIPTLMLIQNGKTEHSIIGFDELGGDNFSEQALINILKKWKLINQTDEDG, encoded by the coding sequence atgaataataatataacgAAAAATATAGAGGGACAAATACTTGAAGCCCTAaaagataaagaaaaagaaatagatcatgaaataaaaaaatatgaaacattagaaagaaaaatatatgatgataatgatgaagaattagaaaatataaaaaataaaagattacaagaattaaaaaataggCATAATGAAAATAGGAGATTATTAAGTATGGGCCATGGGgtatataaagaaatattatctgaaaaagaattttttgatatttgtaaaaattcAACAAATGTATGTTGTCATTTTTATAGAAATACTACATGGAGATGTGAATATTTAGATTcgaaattaattaatttatctaaaaaatttattcatattaactttataaaaataaatgctGAAAAATCTCCTTTTTTATGTGATagattaaaaatatggtGTATTCCTACATTAATGCTTATACAAAATGGGAAAACTGAGCATTCAATAATAGGCTTTGATGAATTGGGCGGAGATAATTTTTCTGAACAAGCgcttattaatattttaaaaaaatggaaactAATTAATCAAACAGACGAAGATGGatga
- a CDS encoding CCR4-NOT transcription complex subunit 5, putative: MDEKKNEEDINNSIKPNEEVKINNNSKLYKSTQMLLERNSLKLQELIEGSYKNCIIKSDREQYRQYIPRMLWGNPCKYFPTTPLLEFQSPQLFEKFNLDTLFFIFYYQPGTYQQHLASKELKKKSWKYHKKYTTWFFPYGNNIRISNDKSEKGTYFSFDYETTWSNQLKENFLFENIYLENETSI, translated from the exons ATggacgaaaaaaaaaatgaggaagatataaataattcgaTAAAACCCAATGAAGAAGTAAAGATAAACAACAATAGTAAACTGTATAAGTCTACTCAAATGTTGTTGGAAagaaatt CATTAAAATTACAAGAACTGATCGAAGgaagttataaaaattgtataataaaaagtgaTAGAGAACAATATAGGCAATACATACCTAGAATGTTATGGGGAAATCcatgtaaatattttcctACAACACCCTTATTGGAATTTCAAAg cccccaattatttgaaaaattcaATCTGgatacattattttttatattttactatCAACCA GGAACTTATCAACAGCATTTAGCTTCGAAAGagttgaaaaaaaaatcatggAAATATcacaaaaaatacacaACTTGGTTTTTCCCTTATGGAAATAATATCCGAATTTCAAATGATAAATCAGAGAAAGgaacatatttttcatttgatTATGAAACGA CATGGTCCAACCAACTgaaagaaaattttttatttgagaATATATATCTCGAAAATGAGACATCCATATAA
- a CDS encoding DNA/RNA-binding protein Alba 3, putative, with product MTSTEDISQERAENSIQVSMTKKPTFYARIGKRMFTGNEEKNPFDEVIITGLGSATKIAIGAASIMEKEDIGQIIKIQTAYFSSDRINRRIPKITIVLKKHPNFVAN from the exons ATGACAAGCACTGAAGATATATCACAAGAAAGAGCTGAAAACTCTATCCAA gTTTCCATGACAAAGAAGCCAACATTCTATGCTAGGATAGGAAAACGAATGTTCACAggaaatgaagaaaaaaaccCATTTGATGAAGTTATTATAACAGGTTTGGGTAGTGCTACAAAAATTGCAATTGGTGCAGCATCCATAATGGAAAAGGAAGATATCG gccaaattattaaaattcaAACAGCTTATTTCAGTTCAGATCGAATTAATAGAAGAATACcaaaaataacaattgTTCTTAAAAAACACCCAAACTTTGTTgctaattaa